The Hyphomonas sediminis genome contains a region encoding:
- a CDS encoding alpha/beta fold hydrolase has protein sequence MLPDGTDISWESADGLRLYAKSYGPQDAPLTVLCIHGLTRNHKDFEPMIAALPQHYRYISVDVRGRGQSTYDPNPDNYAPPVYAKDMIALLDHLGVSKVATIGTSMGGLISLILARQAPERLIGVTLNDVGPEVDKAGIARIATYAGKARPVTSWETAADAVKATQGVAFPDLPAERWLDFARRTYRELPTGEFIADYDPNIAASLGKVKPGRLMSFVMWRLFGAMKKIPLLIIRGGTSDILAASTADRMVRRHPDARLVTVPQVGHAPLLDEPEAIAALTEFLRRLETKA, from the coding sequence ATGCTGCCGGATGGCACGGACATCAGCTGGGAATCGGCTGACGGGCTTCGCCTGTATGCAAAGTCTTACGGCCCGCAGGATGCGCCGCTTACGGTGCTCTGCATTCACGGGCTCACGCGCAATCACAAGGATTTCGAGCCGATGATTGCCGCCCTGCCCCAGCACTATCGCTACATCTCCGTAGACGTTCGCGGCCGAGGCCAATCGACCTATGATCCGAATCCGGATAATTATGCGCCCCCCGTCTATGCAAAGGACATGATCGCCCTGCTCGATCATCTCGGCGTCTCGAAAGTCGCAACCATCGGAACTTCGATGGGCGGGCTGATCTCGCTGATCTTGGCACGCCAGGCGCCGGAGCGGCTCATAGGCGTCACGCTGAATGATGTCGGCCCCGAGGTCGACAAGGCCGGTATTGCGCGCATCGCCACCTATGCCGGCAAGGCACGCCCGGTGACGAGCTGGGAAACCGCCGCCGATGCGGTAAAAGCCACCCAAGGCGTCGCGTTTCCTGATCTTCCGGCCGAGCGCTGGCTGGACTTTGCCCGGCGCACCTATCGGGAACTGCCTACGGGCGAATTCATTGCCGATTATGACCCGAACATCGCCGCCTCCCTGGGTAAAGTGAAGCCGGGTCGCCTGATGAGTTTCGTCATGTGGCGCCTTTTCGGCGCGATGAAGAAAATCCCGCTACTGATCATTCGCGGCGGCACATCCGACATTCTGGCCGCAAGTACGGCAGACCGCATGGTGCGCCGCCACCCCGATGCGCGCCTTGTCACCGTTCCGCAGGTGGGCCACGCCCCGCTGCTGGACGAACCGGAAGCCATCGCGGCCCTTACAGAATTCCTTCGTAGGCTGGAGACCAAGGCATGA
- a CDS encoding TetR/AcrR family transcriptional regulator, with protein MLDAAEAEFSAHGFDGVTLRTIANRAGVDLALPNYYFGPKRELFNAVFIRRAELVNLWREEALMAEIEAAAPNPPTVEAIIRAYLEPMLTGPHVADQGWKNYFALVAYVNNSPGWGGRLMTEHFDPLIRKFLDALRMSLPEMSDKDLYWGYHCFSGALTLALAQTGRIDQLSGGVCHSDDLADACEHMVHFITGGFEAAQKATPAALPVRGRKRSAR; from the coding sequence ATCCTTGACGCGGCCGAAGCGGAGTTCAGTGCGCACGGCTTTGATGGGGTGACGCTGCGCACCATTGCCAATCGGGCAGGCGTGGATCTGGCATTGCCCAATTATTATTTCGGCCCGAAGCGCGAGCTGTTCAACGCTGTCTTCATCCGGCGCGCTGAGCTCGTCAATTTGTGGCGTGAAGAAGCGCTCATGGCGGAAATCGAGGCTGCGGCGCCCAATCCGCCCACTGTGGAAGCGATTATCCGGGCCTATCTGGAGCCGATGCTGACGGGGCCGCACGTGGCCGATCAGGGCTGGAAAAACTATTTCGCCCTTGTGGCTTACGTGAACAACTCTCCGGGCTGGGGCGGCCGGCTGATGACGGAGCATTTCGACCCATTGATCCGGAAGTTTCTGGATGCGCTACGTATGTCTCTTCCGGAGATGAGCGATAAAGACCTTTATTGGGGCTATCACTGCTTCTCTGGCGCGCTGACGCTGGCATTGGCGCAGACCGGACGGATCGACCAGCTTTCCGGCGGAGTTTGTCATTCCGACGACCTGGCCGATGCCTGCGAGCATATGGTGCATTTCATCACCGGCGGCTTTGAAGCAGCGCAAAAAGCCACGCCAGCTGCTTTGCCTGTGCGGGGCCGTAAGCGCAGCGCTCGCTGA